GGGAGAGGCCTAGATGCTTCTCCTTTTTCTTTCTTAAATCTTTTATTAAAATAGAAAGGAGAAGAAATAAAAAGGAGACTCGAATATGAATTACTATATTATAACTGGTGCTTCGAAGGGATTGGGAGAGGCAATCGTACAGAGCTTATTTCATGAGGAGAATGCGATTATCGCTATTTCAAGAACCGTAAATGAAAAATTGTTAAAAGAAGCGCATGATAATCGGGTTCCGCTATTATTTGAAACGGAAGATTTATCAGTGGTAGAACATTTGATTCCTTTAATGGAAAGGGTTTTTCAACATATTCGCTTAAAGGATGCCCAATCTATTACATTCATTCAAAACGCAGGGGTAATCGAACCTATTAAGCCTGTCGGAAAAATGGATCATACAGAGCTAGTAAGAAGTGTAAATGTCAACCTATTAGCACCGATGATACTTGCTAATCAATTTGTAGAACGTACACGTTCTTTTGCTGGTAAGAAAGTCATCGTACATGTAACGTCAGGTGCTGCTAATCGTACCGTTCATGGCTGGAGCTCATATAGCAGTACGAAAGCAGGATTAGAAAGGTTTACGAAAACATTGGCTTTTGAGCAAAAAAATGAATCATTTCCAGTACAAGCTATCGCCTTCTCACCAGGGATCATGGATACAGACATGCAGCAAACGATTCGTACCTCACAAGTGGAAGATTTTAACGAAGTCAAAACATTCCAAAACTACTATGAAAAAGGGATGCTTCGCTCGCCACAGCTTGTCGCAAGTAAATTATTAACATTATTACAAGGAAATGTTGAAAGCGGGAAAGTATATGATATTAAATCTCTACTTAATTAAAAAGGAAAGAATTTAAAAGTGTTTAAAATATATTCATCTCAAAGTTAGGGTGTTCGTAAACTACTGAATCGGATTTTTCTGGGCAAAATAAGTTTTTCTTTTTCAATCATTCTATTCATTTTCAAATGTACGTAATCATTGCTTTCTTTAAATACATATGATAATCTAAAAGGAAAAACTTAGGAGGGATGGATGTGAAAAAGGTGACGTTAGTGGATATATTCACCCATCCAATTGCCCAAAAGTACTTGAAAAGATCAGGGATGGCTCATGCGATCGAAACGGCATATTATGCATACGATTTAGCGTTAAAAGAACGGGTTTGTCCAGATTTAGCAACAAAAGCTGCATTACTTCACGATATCGGACATTATGAGTGGTTTACAAATGGCAAATGGGATTATGAAAAGTATCGAAAAAATGATATTCATGC
This sequence is a window from Bacillus alveayuensis. Protein-coding genes within it:
- a CDS encoding benzil reductase ((S)-benzoin forming) (product_source=KO:K16216; cath_funfam=3.40.50.720; cog=COG1028; ko=KO:K16216; pfam=PF00106; superfamily=51735) encodes the protein MNYYIITGASKGLGEAIVQSLFHEENAIIAISRTVNEKLLKEAHDNRVPLLFETEDLSVVEHLIPLMERVFQHIRLKDAQSITFIQNAGVIEPIKPVGKMDHTELVRSVNVNLLAPMILANQFVERTRSFAGKKVIVHVTSGAANRTVHGWSSYSSTKAGLERFTKTLAFEQKNESFPVQAIAFSPGIMDTDMQQTIRTSQVEDFNEVKTFQNYYEKGMLRSPQLVASKLLTLLQGNVESGKVYDIKSLLN